The following coding sequences lie in one Pseudorasbora parva isolate DD20220531a chromosome 18, ASM2467924v1, whole genome shotgun sequence genomic window:
- the LOC137047084 gene encoding chemokine XC receptor 1-like, with product MNNSAVNFTTPETFTNLTLSSLHEGEMLECFTSAFNFMFGFLIHSYVLWLIVKGTGSGIASEFFNLNISICEIVFSLNCLLSIVVNATRVNGFTTIPQFLQGLAFTGRPLFQCLICVERYLAVVHPVTFLKYKPLRYRAICCTVAWIITLGSCLFCLLSSMSCTFYIYSWFFSIQLLLFLSIQLFCLLVILKSLKQSGPGERRREKEEENHMKRRAFIIILITTVTMVIMLVPYTITGLVTAVKQFYSALWVISFICFMLAGFVQPVLYLHRTGKLSCLFFFIKTKIVIIC from the coding sequence ATGAACAACTCTGCAGTGAACTTCACCACACCTGAAACATTCACCAACCTCACATTATCATCACTTCATGAAGGGGAAATGCTAGAATGTTTTACATCAGCCTTCAATTTCATGTTTGGTTTTCTTATACACTCCTATGTTTTGTGGCTCATCGTCAAAGGGACAGGAAGCGGCATCGCATCAGAGTTCTTCAACCTCAATATATCTATTTGTGAGATCGTGTTTTCTCTGAATTGTTTATTAAGTATAGTTGTAAACGCCACAAGAGTTAACGGATTCACAACAATACCACAATTCTTACAAGGACTTGCGTTCACCGGCCGTCCTCTGTTCCAGTGTCTGATCTGTGTTGAGCGTTACCTCGCGGTGGTTCATCCTGTAACCTTTCTGAAGTACAAACCTCTCAGATATAGAGCGATCTGCTGCACTGTGGCCTGGATAATCACTCTTGGATCCTGTTTGTTCTGTTTGCTTTCTTCAATGTCATGTACGTTTTATATATATTCATGGTTTTTCTCGATTCAGTTGCTACTTTTCCTCTCCATTCAGTTGTTTTGCCTTTTGGTCATCCTCAAATCTCTGAAGCAGTCTGGACcaggagagagaaggagagagaaagaggaggAAAACCACATGAAGAGAAGAGCGTTTATTATCATTCTAATAACTACTGTGACCATGGTTATTATGCTTGTTCCATATACTATTACTGGACTTGTCACTGCTGTGAAACAGTTTTATTCAGCTCTTTGGGTTATTagttttatatgttttatgCTGGCTGGTTTTGTACAGCCTGTTCTTTACCTGCACCGGACTGGGAAACTATCCTGCCTCTTTTTCTTCATAAAAACTAAAATAGTGATAATTTGTTGA